A single region of the Streptomyces sp. NBC_00236 genome encodes:
- a CDS encoding alanine racemase, whose protein sequence is MFLDTVLTRNPGLVEAAAALHRDGEIPPDTYVMDLDAIEANAALLAAEAERVGISLWFVVKQLGRNPELIRAIARHIPRYAAIDPSEARTLHAAGARAGNLGHLVQIPRRTLPEMLAWRPETATVYDLANARAVSDAAERLGFVQDVLIRLEGAEGSVYPGQEGGVPLARLDAFADAAERLPGIRIAGVTAFPCVLCDPGTGVPYATPNFALALKARETLAGRGHQDLKLSAPSATSMASLPLLAGLGATHGEPGHALTGTTPLHALDPSQPETPAYVYVTEVAHTLDDGRPAVFGGGFYARSHIRSALLPRTGARLNVQDAPAENIDYYRLLDAPAPGQDVRLGDTALLAFRTQIFVTRSTVAVVSGIASGAPRLNGLYDAQGRSLS, encoded by the coding sequence GTGTTTCTCGACACCGTACTGACCCGCAACCCCGGGCTCGTCGAGGCCGCGGCCGCGCTCCACCGCGACGGCGAAATCCCGCCCGACACCTATGTGATGGACCTGGACGCCATCGAGGCCAACGCCGCGCTGCTGGCTGCCGAGGCCGAGCGGGTGGGCATCTCGCTCTGGTTCGTCGTCAAACAGCTCGGCCGCAACCCCGAACTGATCCGGGCCATCGCCCGCCACATCCCCCGGTACGCCGCCATCGACCCGTCCGAGGCCCGCACCCTGCACGCCGCCGGCGCCCGGGCCGGCAACCTCGGACACCTCGTCCAGATCCCCCGCCGCACCCTGCCCGAGATGCTGGCGTGGCGCCCCGAGACCGCCACCGTCTACGACCTGGCCAACGCCCGTGCGGTCTCCGACGCCGCCGAGCGGCTGGGGTTCGTCCAGGACGTCCTGATCCGCCTCGAAGGCGCCGAGGGCAGCGTCTACCCCGGCCAGGAGGGCGGCGTCCCGCTCGCCCGGCTCGACGCCTTCGCCGACGCCGCCGAGCGGCTGCCCGGCATCCGGATCGCGGGCGTGACCGCCTTCCCGTGCGTGCTGTGCGACCCCGGGACCGGGGTCCCGTACGCCACACCCAACTTCGCCCTCGCTCTCAAGGCCCGCGAGACACTCGCCGGCCGCGGCCACCAGGACCTCAAGCTGAGCGCTCCCAGCGCCACCTCGATGGCCTCCCTGCCACTGCTCGCCGGCCTCGGCGCCACCCACGGCGAGCCGGGCCACGCCCTGACCGGCACCACCCCGCTGCACGCGCTCGACCCGTCGCAGCCCGAGACGCCCGCCTACGTGTACGTCACCGAGGTCGCCCACACCCTGGACGACGGCCGCCCGGCCGTCTTCGGCGGCGGGTTCTACGCCCGCTCCCACATCAGGAGCGCCCTGCTGCCGCGCACCGGCGCACGTCTGAACGTGCAGGACGCGCCCGCCGAGAACATCGACTACTACCGGCTGCTCGACGCACCCGCCCCCGGACAGGACGTCCGGCTCGGCGACACCGCGCTGCTCGCCTTCCGCACCCAGATCTTCGTCACCCGCTCGACCGTCGCCGTCGTCTCCGGAATCGCATCCGGTGCGCCCCGTCTGAACGGTCTGTACGACGCCCAGGGCCGGTCCCTGAGCTGA
- a CDS encoding aminotransferase class V-fold PLP-dependent enzyme — protein sequence MNPVLPRTFPLATVAPADAVARQFRLIEATARHFEGPQLFASDAGVVPGLGRPATTARVEAVLADFFGAEDAAFVQGAGTGAIRAALNAAVRPGDPLLIHRAPVYRTTEVTLRGIGVQTVEADFNDPDELREALESGRFRWAFVQHTRQRLADSYDPGAVLAACRAAGVRTVVDDNYAVMRTPAAGVELGADASCFSLFKLHGPEGVGIVVGARDLVEHIRRDNYSGGGQVQGHQALDALRALTHVPLMWSVQSQVGAEVAERLAAGEVPGVAEVRIANAQDRCLLVRLDRPVARELPAVAARFGAAPYPVGSNSRYEITPLFYRMSSSALDDSPELADWTVRINPMRAGADLVIEILRRSLAALNDPKDH from the coding sequence ATGAACCCCGTACTCCCCCGGACGTTCCCGCTCGCGACCGTGGCCCCGGCCGACGCCGTCGCCCGGCAGTTCCGGCTCATCGAGGCCACCGCCCGGCACTTCGAGGGCCCGCAGCTCTTCGCCTCCGACGCCGGGGTGGTGCCCGGCCTCGGACGCCCGGCCACCACCGCCCGCGTCGAGGCCGTCCTCGCCGACTTCTTCGGTGCCGAGGACGCCGCGTTCGTCCAGGGCGCGGGCACCGGCGCGATCCGGGCCGCCCTGAACGCCGCCGTCCGGCCGGGCGACCCCCTCCTCATCCACCGCGCGCCCGTCTACCGCACCACGGAGGTCACGCTGCGCGGCATCGGCGTCCAGACCGTCGAGGCCGACTTCAACGACCCCGACGAGCTGCGCGAGGCGCTGGAGTCCGGCCGGTTCCGCTGGGCGTTCGTCCAGCACACCCGGCAGCGGCTCGCCGACTCCTACGACCCCGGAGCCGTCCTCGCGGCCTGCCGGGCGGCCGGTGTCCGCACCGTCGTCGACGACAACTACGCCGTGATGCGCACCCCGGCGGCCGGGGTCGAACTGGGCGCCGACGCCTCCTGCTTCTCCCTGTTCAAGCTGCACGGCCCGGAGGGCGTCGGCATCGTCGTCGGCGCCCGCGACCTGGTCGAGCACATCCGGCGGGACAACTACTCCGGCGGCGGCCAGGTCCAGGGCCACCAGGCGCTCGACGCGCTGCGCGCGCTCACCCACGTACCGCTCATGTGGTCCGTGCAGTCCCAGGTCGGCGCGGAGGTCGCCGAGCGGCTGGCCGCGGGTGAGGTCCCCGGTGTCGCCGAAGTGCGGATCGCCAACGCGCAGGACCGGTGCCTGCTGGTCCGACTCGACCGGCCGGTCGCCAGGGAACTGCCCGCCGTCGCCGCCCGCTTCGGCGCGGCCCCCTACCCCGTCGGTTCCAACTCCCGTTACGAGATCACGCCGCTCTTCTACCGGATGTCGAGTTCCGCCCTGGACGACTCACCCGAACTGGCCGACTGGACCGTGCGCATCAACCCGATGCGGGCGGGCGCGGACCTCGTGATCGAGATCCTGCGCCGCTCGCTGGCCGCCCTGAACGACCCGAAGGACCACTGA
- a CDS encoding phosphotriesterase family protein, producing MNSSAPVLRTVLGDLVPDAVRGPALAHEHLVLDLDHRGDGAAVLAPGRHTAAVTAELAALREEYGLALVIELTCRGMGRDVRTLARISRDAQVAVVAATGWYYEPFHTPEIDRGSVEELTATLVREIDDGIDATGIRPGVLGEIGSHGDTPTPSESKVLRAAARAAGATGLSVSTHAQLGRGGLAQLELLTAEGLPPHRIAIGHQDLLDDRAVHRELAASGAYVAFDTVGKDGYQSDDTRLRLLLALLEAGHADRALLSCDISRHGYLTSEGGQGYGHLFGSFLPKARAAGVDEDLIDLMTRRNPLRFLTGASVEEI from the coding sequence ATGAACAGCTCCGCCCCCGTGCTCCGTACCGTCCTCGGAGATCTCGTCCCCGACGCGGTACGCGGCCCGGCCCTGGCCCACGAACACCTCGTGCTCGACCTCGACCACCGGGGTGACGGCGCCGCCGTGCTCGCCCCCGGCCGGCACACCGCCGCCGTCACCGCCGAACTGGCCGCACTCCGCGAGGAGTACGGACTCGCCCTCGTCATCGAGCTGACCTGCCGCGGCATGGGCCGCGACGTGCGCACCCTGGCCCGGATCTCCCGGGACGCCCAGGTCGCCGTCGTCGCCGCGACCGGCTGGTACTACGAGCCGTTCCACACCCCCGAGATCGACCGCGGCAGCGTCGAGGAGCTCACCGCCACCCTCGTCCGCGAGATCGACGACGGCATCGACGCCACCGGCATCCGCCCCGGCGTCCTCGGCGAGATCGGCAGCCACGGAGACACCCCGACGCCGTCCGAGAGCAAGGTGCTCCGCGCGGCGGCGCGGGCAGCCGGAGCCACCGGCCTCTCCGTCTCCACCCACGCCCAGCTCGGCCGCGGCGGCCTCGCCCAGCTGGAGCTGCTCACCGCCGAGGGCCTTCCCCCGCACCGCATCGCGATCGGCCACCAGGACCTGCTGGACGACCGGGCGGTGCACCGGGAGCTGGCCGCGAGCGGCGCGTACGTCGCCTTCGACACCGTCGGCAAGGACGGCTACCAGAGCGACGACACCCGGCTGCGGCTGCTGCTCGCCCTCCTGGAGGCGGGGCACGCCGACCGGGCCCTGCTCAGCTGCGACATCTCCCGCCACGGCTACCTCACCTCCGAGGGCGGCCAGGGCTACGGCCACCTGTTCGGCAGCTTCCTGCCCAAGGCCCGCGCGGCAGGCGTGGACGAGGACCTGATCGACCTGATGACCCGCCGCAATCCGCTGCGCTTCCTCACCGGCGCGAGCGTGGAGGAGATCTGA
- a CDS encoding YhfT family protein: MSTTLAAGASLDFSLAQQLTVIALCALTAYISHMALAVFNDGVRPFLLDFIQGRTTRSATTAVSFGLSAGFIFGLGAPMALSTGVLNPWLLFLPTDILGMLSPKKWLAPILGGAWGAVVVFGLNGANNVAHDLPVDFITAMQQMSTPILFLFTLFPVLAITKQFGRKWGGIAGLLEFALVVMTMKLWPNMFAGALAMAVGVLMLIGLAVAKDLAQRKADRAAGVSEPVVEGDDPMASLFSASAARLRRYLPLFMVLGAGVCVLAQMHIFGGGEATSFLIAKGNYSEAAQVDFYRVFGFIPLIATTALASGAYGIAGFTLVYPIGYLMPNPYVAAIVGALVFAAEVLALSYIGKLLGRLPSVRDSSEHLRSAISDTLQLAILFGSLMAANAMGGGLGILVVGGLYLLNEAMGRPIVRMAAAPAAVIVGGILLNLLYWLDLFTPIKG; the protein is encoded by the coding sequence GTGAGCACCACACTCGCAGCCGGTGCAAGCCTCGATTTCTCGCTGGCCCAGCAGCTGACCGTCATAGCCCTCTGTGCGCTGACCGCGTACATCTCGCACATGGCACTGGCCGTCTTCAACGACGGCGTACGTCCGTTCCTCCTGGACTTCATCCAGGGACGCACGACCCGCAGCGCGACGACGGCGGTCTCGTTCGGACTCTCGGCCGGGTTCATCTTCGGGCTCGGCGCCCCGATGGCCCTGTCCACCGGTGTGCTGAACCCGTGGCTCCTCTTCCTGCCCACCGACATCCTCGGCATGCTGTCGCCGAAGAAGTGGCTCGCACCGATCCTCGGCGGCGCCTGGGGCGCGGTCGTCGTCTTCGGCCTCAACGGCGCCAACAACGTGGCGCACGACCTGCCGGTCGACTTCATCACCGCGATGCAGCAGATGTCGACCCCGATCCTCTTCCTCTTCACGCTGTTCCCGGTGCTGGCCATCACCAAGCAGTTCGGCCGCAAGTGGGGCGGCATCGCGGGGCTGCTGGAGTTCGCCCTGGTCGTCATGACCATGAAGCTGTGGCCCAACATGTTCGCCGGCGCGCTGGCGATGGCCGTCGGCGTGCTGATGCTCATCGGTCTCGCCGTCGCCAAGGACCTCGCCCAGCGCAAGGCCGACAGGGCCGCGGGCGTGAGCGAACCGGTCGTCGAGGGCGACGATCCGATGGCCTCCCTCTTCAGCGCCAGCGCGGCCCGCCTGCGCAGGTACCTTCCCCTGTTCATGGTGCTGGGCGCCGGAGTCTGTGTGCTCGCCCAGATGCACATATTCGGCGGCGGCGAGGCAACCAGCTTCCTGATCGCCAAGGGGAACTACTCCGAGGCCGCCCAGGTCGACTTCTACCGGGTCTTCGGCTTCATCCCGCTGATCGCGACCACCGCGCTGGCCTCCGGCGCGTACGGCATCGCAGGCTTCACCCTCGTGTACCCCATCGGCTACCTGATGCCGAACCCGTACGTCGCAGCGATCGTGGGCGCCCTGGTCTTCGCGGCCGAAGTGCTGGCCCTCTCCTACATCGGCAAGCTCCTCGGCCGGCTGCCCAGTGTCCGTGACTCCTCGGAGCACCTGCGCAGCGCGATCAGCGACACCCTCCAGCTGGCGATCCTCTTCGGTTCGCTGATGGCGGCCAACGCCATGGGCGGCGGCCTCGGCATCCTCGTCGTCGGCGGGCTCTACCTGCTGAACGAGGCCATGGGCCGGCCAATCGTGCGCATGGCCGCGGCACCGGCCGCGGTGATCGTCGGCGGCATCCTCCTCAACCTCCTGTACTGGCTGGACCTGTTCACACCGATCAAGGGATAG
- a CDS encoding DUF2620 domain-containing protein encodes MTKILAGGVGKTEVTSTIKQLGIDGLDIVASSDMDAAMKLRVGQADYYLGTCHTGAGASLGVLVGLMGSAVCHTFGRSVPTEEQITALLDEGKKVFGFSMDQIDAIAPLMARAIAARG; translated from the coding sequence ATGACGAAGATCCTCGCAGGCGGCGTCGGCAAGACCGAGGTCACCAGCACCATCAAGCAGCTCGGCATCGACGGACTGGACATCGTCGCCTCCAGCGACATGGACGCCGCGATGAAGCTGCGCGTCGGACAGGCCGACTACTACCTGGGCACCTGTCACACCGGCGCGGGCGCCTCGCTCGGCGTGCTCGTCGGCCTGATGGGCAGCGCCGTCTGCCACACCTTCGGCCGCAGCGTCCCCACCGAGGAGCAGATCACCGCACTGCTCGACGAGGGCAAGAAGGTCTTCGGCTTCTCGATGGACCAGATCGACGCCATCGCCCCTCTCATGGCGCGCGCCATCGCCGCCCGCGGCTGA
- a CDS encoding transcriptional antiterminator produces the protein MDDQLALRIQLFREGGQIKPEVADFVEAELAGLEAEGRTVTEATAGMLTSHLMMALTRLLNGEAIEQFLTDDQVAAELAGHPDAVSRARAVAERARRELGAALPESEVNFLGMHLAVLSQQTPATPSS, from the coding sequence ATGGACGACCAGCTGGCACTGCGAATTCAGCTCTTCCGCGAAGGCGGACAGATCAAGCCCGAGGTCGCCGACTTCGTCGAGGCCGAGCTGGCCGGCCTCGAAGCGGAGGGCCGCACCGTGACCGAGGCGACCGCGGGCATGCTGACCAGTCATCTGATGATGGCGCTCACCCGGCTCCTGAACGGCGAGGCCATCGAACAGTTCCTCACCGACGACCAGGTCGCCGCCGAACTGGCCGGACACCCCGACGCCGTCTCCCGCGCCCGCGCCGTCGCCGAGCGCGCCCGGCGGGAACTCGGGGCCGCCCTCCCGGAGTCCGAGGTCAACTTCCTCGGCATGCACCTCGCGGTGCTGTCGCAGCAGACCCCCGCCACACCCTCCTCCTGA
- the yhfZ gene encoding GntR family transcriptional regulator YhfZ — translation MNAFDDRFLTRNGLAARQLAVLLLNHEPDTRLPRVRDYAEELGCGNGTVQAALQLLEESGAIGTTARGHLGTFLVHSDRSILWRLSGLGTLLAAMPLPYSRRYEGLATGLRSAFEEAGAPFAITFMRGAGARTAALLEGKVDLVVLSRFAADELIAEHPVELVADLGPATYVGAHGMLLRHGVDVNTPGLRVAVDHASEDLRMLVERVFAGRDDIQWLEASYMQLRDLFARAEVDATVWNLDEVQDRLGLGLVDVLPLGDEVTRELSLRNSSAAIIGRTDGTKALAAVRDSLNLSLITSLQREVLQGTRVPSY, via the coding sequence GTGAACGCTTTCGATGACCGCTTCCTCACGCGCAACGGACTGGCAGCCCGCCAGCTCGCGGTCCTGCTGCTCAACCACGAGCCGGACACCCGGCTGCCCCGGGTGCGGGACTACGCCGAGGAGCTGGGCTGCGGAAACGGCACGGTCCAGGCGGCCCTGCAACTGCTGGAGGAGTCCGGGGCCATCGGGACGACCGCCCGGGGACACCTCGGCACGTTCCTCGTCCACTCGGACCGCTCCATACTCTGGCGGCTCTCCGGACTCGGAACACTGCTGGCCGCGATGCCCCTGCCGTACTCCCGCCGGTACGAGGGCCTGGCGACCGGGCTGCGCAGCGCCTTCGAGGAGGCCGGCGCGCCCTTCGCGATCACCTTCATGCGAGGCGCCGGAGCCCGTACCGCCGCACTGCTCGAAGGCAAGGTCGACCTCGTCGTCCTCTCCCGCTTCGCCGCCGACGAACTGATCGCCGAACATCCGGTGGAGCTGGTGGCCGACCTGGGGCCCGCCACCTATGTCGGTGCGCACGGCATGCTCCTGCGGCACGGGGTGGACGTGAACACGCCGGGCCTGCGGGTGGCGGTCGACCACGCGTCGGAGGACCTTCGGATGCTGGTGGAGCGGGTCTTCGCCGGGCGGGACGACATCCAGTGGCTGGAGGCCTCGTACATGCAGCTGCGCGATCTCTTCGCCCGTGCCGAGGTCGACGCCACCGTCTGGAACCTCGACGAGGTACAGGACCGGCTCGGGCTCGGCCTCGTCGACGTGCTCCCGCTGGGGGACGAGGTCACCCGCGAGCTGTCACTGCGCAACTCCAGCGCGGCGATCATCGGCCGGACCGACGGGACCAAGGCCCTGGCCGCCGTCCGGGACTCACTGAACCTCTCGCTGATCACCTCGCTCCAGCGCGAGGTGCTCCAGGGCACGCGCGTGCCCTCGTACTGA